Proteins encoded within one genomic window of Candidatus Pseudothioglobus singularis PS1:
- a CDS encoding tripartite tricarboxylate transporter substrate binding protein, translating into MKIINITKVALLAIASLMLMPAQADYPDKPIGVMVAYGPGGATDFQARIATLASGKEDLIGQPIYILNKPGAGGRKGWNWFASEASQDGYMLGAYNVPHFIAQSIVFDTKYNINNLEPIGNWGADPAVLIVGKDSPFNTVGELLAHAEANPGAVTISGAGKFVGHHIAFLQFAKASGANLTYIPASGGVDALRMVKAGETVAGFNNLSDSARSAADLKILAVADLSRHEYLPDVPTLQESGVDVDDSSVNFRGLMVPAGTPQDVIDYLASKVPNMFGENKTVGKMKSTNSPARIMNRDEVISMWNERQAYLTDLLAGLQ; encoded by the coding sequence ATGAAAATTATAAATATAACAAAAGTAGCCCTGCTTGCTATAGCATCATTGATGCTAATGCCAGCTCAGGCTGACTACCCTGATAAGCCTATTGGCGTCATGGTAGCTTATGGCCCTGGTGGTGCCACAGACTTCCAAGCTAGAATCGCAACACTTGCGTCTGGCAAAGAGGATCTTATTGGTCAGCCGATCTATATTCTTAATAAGCCTGGTGCTGGTGGTAGAAAGGGTTGGAACTGGTTTGCCAGTGAAGCCTCACAGGATGGATATATGCTAGGTGCATATAATGTCCCTCACTTTATAGCTCAGTCAATTGTATTTGATACAAAATACAATATTAACAACCTAGAGCCAATCGGAAACTGGGGTGCAGATCCTGCGGTATTAATTGTTGGCAAGGACAGCCCATTCAATACAGTTGGAGAGCTATTAGCTCACGCAGAAGCAAATCCTGGTGCTGTCACAATAAGTGGTGCTGGAAAGTTTGTTGGTCACCATATTGCATTTTTGCAGTTTGCTAAGGCTTCAGGTGCTAACTTAACTTATATCCCAGCTTCGGGTGGTGTAGACGCATTAAGAATGGTCAAGGCTGGAGAAACAGTAGCTGGATTTAATAACCTTTCTGACTCGGCTAGAAGTGCAGCTGATCTTAAGATATTAGCAGTTGCAGACCTATCAAGACATGAGTACTTGCCTGACGTACCTACACTTCAGGAGAGCGGTGTTGACGTTGATGATTCAAGTGTTAACTTCCGTGGATTGATGGTTCCAGCAGGGACTCCACAGGATGTTATAGACTATCTTGCAAGTAAAGTGCCAAATATGTTTGGTGAAAATAAGACTGTAGGAAAAATGAAGTCAACTAACTCGCCTGCAAGAATAATGAATAGAGATGAGGTTATAAGCATGTGGAATGAAAGACAGGCTTATTTAACAGATCTTTTAGCTGGTCTTCAATAA
- a CDS encoding tripartite tricarboxylate transporter TctB family protein, with the protein MNKQIKISTVLVTLVSAFLVYASFVLGNSEDYLFPRLISSMIAVLSLMLWFEKGDADKSTNFKDLMPGIAIATAFILLLKILGFYLASMIVFFSLVMYYSKPSESKDFWRVLLIKLGITIVFTMTLYGLFTLLLQVRTPEGLF; encoded by the coding sequence ATGAACAAACAAATCAAAATTTCTACTGTCCTTGTTACTCTCGTAAGTGCATTTCTGGTTTATGCTTCATTTGTTCTTGGGAACTCGGAAGACTATCTATTCCCAAGACTCATTTCATCGATGATTGCAGTGTTATCTCTGATGCTGTGGTTTGAGAAAGGGGATGCCGACAAATCCACTAATTTCAAAGACTTAATGCCTGGCATTGCGATTGCCACAGCATTTATCTTATTACTCAAAATACTAGGCTTTTATTTGGCCTCAATGATCGTATTCTTTTCGCTTGTGATGTATTACAGCAAGCCTTCAGAATCAAAAGACTTTTGGCGTGTGTTGCTCATAAAACTGGGTATCACTATTGTGTTCACTATGACGCTTTATGGGTTATTTACACTACTTTTACAGGTTCGCACTCCAGAAGGTTTGTTTTAA
- a CDS encoding tripartite tricarboxylate transporter permease has product MEFLNYFDNVFTVYHIALLVGGTFAGIILGALPGLSPTMSVALLIPFTFHMKPESGLILLGAMYTATVAGGAISAILVNVPGAPANIATAMDGHKMAQSGKAKDALHYCFMSSFVGGIFGVLILIFFTPPLAALSLKFMSTELFWVAILGITIIATLDSKSVIKGLMSGLFGLMLATIGEHPTSAMERFVFTDHLEGGVHIVVGLIGLFAMPQVWNLLENFYGKKNEVFSATGDSTLMQSFRLVSSKVKALSVGSLIGSIIGIIPGAGGQIAGIVAYDQSKKISSNRANYGKGEPEAIIAAESANNSMVGPSLIPLLTLSIPGSPTAAVLLGGLLIHGIFPGHDIFTKNTEVVWTFIDSLIIAQVLMLIIGLFLSRHSKWIMKVPDNYMAAGILLLAVFGTYSIQNDYSDVLIMFTLGTLMYFGSKAGFSPVPVVLGLILGTMTEEKFLLGNMIGNAKGSSFQHFTSGTINIVLITLCFVSIAYGIYSSRKSKQS; this is encoded by the coding sequence ATGGAATTTTTAAACTATTTTGATAACGTATTTACCGTTTATCATATCGCGCTTCTCGTTGGCGGGACATTTGCAGGGATAATACTAGGGGCACTTCCTGGGCTGAGCCCAACGATGTCAGTCGCACTCCTTATTCCTTTTACTTTTCATATGAAGCCTGAAAGTGGCTTGATACTTCTTGGCGCTATGTATACCGCAACAGTTGCTGGCGGCGCTATTAGTGCAATTCTTGTCAACGTGCCCGGTGCACCAGCCAATATTGCAACAGCAATGGATGGCCACAAAATGGCACAAAGTGGTAAAGCCAAAGATGCACTTCACTACTGTTTCATGAGTTCCTTTGTTGGCGGTATATTTGGCGTTCTAATTCTGATTTTCTTCACTCCACCCTTGGCAGCACTTTCACTCAAATTTATGTCAACTGAACTCTTCTGGGTTGCGATTTTGGGAATTACAATAATAGCAACCTTAGACTCTAAGTCCGTTATCAAAGGTTTGATGTCAGGTCTATTTGGACTCATGCTTGCAACCATTGGTGAGCACCCAACCAGTGCGATGGAGCGCTTCGTATTTACTGATCATTTGGAAGGCGGTGTTCATATTGTTGTTGGCCTTATTGGGCTTTTTGCGATGCCCCAAGTCTGGAATCTTTTAGAGAATTTTTATGGCAAGAAGAATGAAGTGTTTTCAGCAACGGGGGACTCAACCCTGATGCAATCATTTAGACTTGTTTCTAGCAAAGTCAAGGCATTATCAGTTGGCTCTTTGATTGGTTCAATCATTGGAATTATTCCTGGAGCAGGCGGTCAAATAGCAGGCATCGTTGCCTACGACCAGTCTAAAAAAATTAGCTCTAACCGAGCGAACTATGGAAAGGGAGAGCCTGAAGCGATTATTGCAGCTGAGAGTGCTAATAACTCAATGGTTGGGCCTTCATTAATACCACTTTTAACGCTCAGTATTCCTGGGAGTCCTACGGCTGCTGTCTTGTTGGGCGGTCTGCTAATTCATGGCATTTTTCCAGGCCATGATATCTTTACTAAAAACACTGAAGTGGTTTGGACCTTTATTGACTCTCTCATCATTGCTCAAGTTTTGATGCTCATTATTGGACTCTTTTTGAGTCGCCATAGTAAATGGATTATGAAGGTTCCAGATAACTATATGGCTGCAGGCATTTTGTTGCTTGCTGTTTTTGGAACCTACAGCATTCAAAATGATTACTCTGATGTGCTCATTATGTTTACGCTAGGTACTTTAATGTACTTTGGAAGTAAAGCTGGTTTTAGCCCAGTTCCAGTCGTTTTAGGTTTGATTTTAGGAACGATGACGGAAGAAAAGTTCCTTCTTGGAAATATGATTGGTAATGCAAAGGGTAGCTCTTTTCAGCACTTTACCTCTGGAACAATCAACATTGTGTTAATTACCTTGTGCTTTGTTTCTATCGCATATGGTATTTACTCAAGCCGAAAATCTAAACAGAGCTAA
- a CDS encoding GntR family transcriptional regulator gives MTQKLYQKVIDLINNQINSGELIIGDLIPSESQLSKKLNVSIGTVRKAIDKLENRKVLYRHHGKGTYVSDHGFDNSIFNFFSYGKQDGSSIRIYKTTPIRLKEKASAEIAFQLGINQGDDVIYLERLGYIDKKSPIIVEKSWWVAEAVEGLQDPSVHIPDLLYAVIFKQFNTQITSSQEVLTAGITNAEIAEKLHINKGDPVVILNRHSYAKGKGLVEFRITTGRADMFSYTTTIGNPDA, from the coding sequence ATGACACAAAAACTCTATCAAAAAGTAATCGACCTTATCAACAATCAAATTAATAGTGGTGAGCTTATTATTGGAGATTTAATTCCTTCAGAATCACAACTCTCAAAAAAGCTTAATGTGAGTATCGGAACCGTTAGAAAGGCTATTGATAAACTTGAAAATAGAAAAGTGCTCTATAGGCACCATGGTAAAGGCACCTATGTATCTGATCATGGTTTTGACAATAGTATCTTTAATTTCTTTAGCTATGGAAAACAAGACGGCTCTTCTATTCGTATATACAAAACAACACCCATTAGGCTCAAAGAGAAAGCTTCTGCGGAAATTGCTTTTCAACTAGGAATTAATCAAGGTGATGATGTTATATATCTTGAAAGACTTGGATACATTGATAAAAAAAGCCCAATCATTGTTGAAAAATCATGGTGGGTTGCTGAAGCTGTAGAAGGCCTTCAAGACCCTTCAGTTCATATACCAGATCTCTTGTATGCTGTCATCTTTAAACAGTTTAACACTCAAATCACTTCTTCTCAGGAGGTTCTAACAGCAGGTATTACGAACGCTGAGATTGCTGAAAAACTTCATATCAATAAGGGTGATCCTGTTGTAATCTTAAATAGACATTCTTACGCAAAAGGTAAAGGCTTAGTTGAATTTAGAATTACAACGGGAAGGGCTGATATGTTTAGCTACACAACCACCATCGGAAATCCTGACGCCTAG
- a CDS encoding class II aldolase and adducin N-terminal domain-containing protein → MNTQYNQEREDLAAAFRWTARLNMHEAVANHFSLAVNESGSKFLLNPIGMHFSEICASDLILIDANDTETMLQHNAPDPTAWAIHSALHRNNPQARCILHVHPKYATILSSLDDKEMKPIDQNTMRFYERVSIDRDFSGMGLGKEAERLSTLLGNNPVLLMGNHGVLTAAKTVASAFDELYYFERSCQTLIGAYQTGKKLHVVSHKVAKKTAQQWIDYDASEMHFEALKRILDKEEPDYKN, encoded by the coding sequence ATGAACACTCAATATAATCAAGAACGCGAAGATCTAGCCGCCGCTTTTAGGTGGACTGCAAGGCTGAATATGCATGAGGCAGTCGCCAATCATTTCAGTTTAGCGGTTAATGAGAGTGGGTCCAAGTTCCTTTTAAACCCAATTGGTATGCATTTTTCAGAGATTTGTGCGAGCGACTTAATTCTAATTGACGCGAATGACACAGAAACGATGTTACAGCATAATGCACCCGACCCAACCGCTTGGGCTATTCACAGCGCCCTACATCGTAACAATCCCCAAGCTAGATGCATTCTTCATGTTCATCCAAAATATGCCACCATCTTATCCTCTCTTGATGACAAAGAGATGAAGCCTATTGATCAAAATACAATGCGTTTCTATGAGAGGGTTTCAATAGACAGGGACTTTAGCGGAATGGGGCTAGGTAAAGAGGCAGAAAGATTGAGTACTCTTTTGGGGAATAACCCAGTTCTGCTAATGGGTAACCATGGCGTTTTGACTGCTGCTAAAACGGTAGCAAGTGCCTTTGATGAATTGTATTACTTCGAGAGATCATGCCAAACTCTAATTGGAGCATACCAAACAGGAAAAAAACTTCATGTTGTAAGTCATAAAGTTGCTAAAAAGACTGCTCAGCAGTGGATAGATTATGATGCCTCTGAAATGCATTTTGAAGCCTTAAAGCGGATCCTAGATAAAGAAGAGCCAGATTACAAAAACTAA
- a CDS encoding aminotransferase class V-fold PLP-dependent enzyme, producing the protein MPKLDTDYVREQFPAFSDPLSSKWSFFENAGGSYVPSNVIERLNHFMTSTKVQPYAEFDTSAIAGDNMDKATNFFAEMINADNDEIIIGGSTTMNMYVLSNAMKSLLKPGDEVIVTNQDHEANVGAWRRLADHGMIVKEWQINNDTAELEIDDLKALLSEKTKIVAVTHCSNIVGSINDLKSIAELVHQYDAYIVGDGVSYAPHGFPDVKSLDVDFYAFSLYKTYGPHLGLLYGKKEILNQLPNQNHEFLEGDVPYTLNPGGPNHEELSCLVGVYEYFMNLFEHHYPGENLPIREKIHKVNELIAEHEKEIANPLLDYLSNRSDIRLIGKKTITDKDRAPTIAFTMKNKSSKDLSSELVKHGIATRNDNFYAWRCLMSLGIDVDDGVVRTSMVHYNTHDDVSNLIKALKQI; encoded by the coding sequence ATGCCAAAACTTGACACTGATTATGTAAGAGAACAATTCCCAGCTTTTAGTGACCCGCTAAGCTCTAAATGGTCGTTCTTTGAGAATGCAGGTGGTAGTTATGTCCCATCAAATGTGATTGAACGCTTAAATCACTTCATGACCTCTACTAAGGTTCAGCCTTATGCAGAGTTTGATACCTCAGCTATAGCCGGCGATAACATGGATAAGGCGACCAATTTTTTTGCTGAGATGATTAATGCTGATAATGATGAAATCATAATTGGTGGCTCAACCACAATGAACATGTATGTTCTCTCGAATGCTATGAAAAGCCTTTTAAAGCCAGGTGATGAAGTAATTGTCACTAACCAGGACCATGAAGCAAATGTAGGCGCCTGGAGAAGGCTTGCTGATCATGGAATGATAGTCAAGGAGTGGCAAATCAATAATGATACTGCTGAACTTGAAATAGATGACTTAAAAGCACTTTTATCTGAAAAAACAAAAATTGTTGCTGTGACTCACTGCTCAAATATTGTTGGATCTATCAACGACCTAAAATCGATTGCTGAGCTTGTCCATCAATACGATGCATACATTGTTGGAGATGGAGTCTCTTATGCTCCCCATGGATTCCCAGATGTAAAGAGCCTAGACGTTGATTTTTATGCTTTTAGTCTTTATAAGACGTATGGACCTCATTTAGGTCTTTTGTATGGAAAAAAAGAGATTCTTAATCAACTACCTAATCAAAATCATGAGTTTTTAGAGGGTGATGTGCCCTACACTCTTAATCCAGGTGGTCCAAATCATGAGGAGCTCTCATGCTTAGTTGGAGTTTATGAATACTTTATGAACCTCTTTGAGCACCACTATCCTGGTGAAAACCTTCCTATTAGAGAGAAAATTCATAAGGTAAATGAATTAATTGCAGAACATGAAAAGGAGATTGCAAATCCACTTCTTGATTACTTGAGTAATAGAAGTGACATAAGACTCATCGGCAAGAAAACAATCACTGACAAAGACAGAGCGCCAACAATTGCATTTACCATGAAAAACAAGTCATCCAAAGATTTAAGTAGTGAGCTTGTAAAGCATGGGATTGCAACAAGGAATGATAATTTCTATGCCTGGAGATGCCTAATGTCCCTTGGCATAGATGTGGATGATGGTGTGGTAAGAACCAGCATGGTTCACTACAACACTCATGATGATGTCAGTAATCTAATTAAAGCTTTAAAACAGATTTAG
- a CDS encoding DoxX family protein, which produces MNKLNKYLIPLVKILLSLAFLSAGAFKIIGAEQMVGMYELIGWGQWFRYVTGLIEVTAVVLIWLPNKQVFGSVLLVCTMIGGFITHIALSMPGAFAPVVLGVLAAYILYFYRDQLGDSAKI; this is translated from the coding sequence ATGAATAAACTAAATAAATATTTAATACCGCTTGTAAAAATTCTTTTGTCGCTGGCTTTTTTAAGTGCAGGCGCTTTCAAAATTATAGGCGCTGAGCAAATGGTTGGCATGTATGAGCTGATCGGGTGGGGTCAATGGTTCAGGTATGTAACAGGTTTAATCGAAGTTACTGCAGTTGTATTGATATGGCTGCCAAATAAACAAGTTTTTGGATCAGTACTTCTTGTATGTACCATGATAGGAGGTTTTATTACTCACATTGCGTTAAGCATGCCTGGAGCATTTGCACCTGTCGTGCTTGGGGTTTTAGCTGCCTATATTCTTTATTTTTATAGAGATCAGTTAGGCGACTCTGCAAAGATTTAA
- a CDS encoding LysR family transcriptional regulator has product MKQYSLIELETYQAVVEAGSFNLAADRLSTSAATVSRRISTLESALGVRLLNRTTRNINLTEAGEQYLDDVKNILESVEISEERIGEGKAEAKGELRIAAPLSFGIKHLSPVLPSFMKSHPNIIINLKLEDSQTDLQAEGIDIALRVTQNIKDSSLIATPLCSIPIVICASPDYINKHGKPKSINDIQKYNFLGYSLASNNLKTRLGSNSDPRIGFVANNGDVIREAAINGFGITALPLFLIEDDLKNGKLVTIIDNQVKPETLYAVRLSRRFTPTKVKVMVDYLRDTFKD; this is encoded by the coding sequence ATGAAACAATACTCTTTAATCGAATTAGAAACTTATCAGGCTGTTGTTGAAGCCGGAAGCTTTAACCTAGCTGCCGACAGATTGAGCACAAGCGCTGCAACTGTGAGTCGTCGCATAAGCACCCTAGAATCAGCTTTAGGTGTTAGATTGCTGAATCGTACGACTAGAAATATAAATCTAACAGAAGCTGGTGAGCAATATCTTGATGATGTTAAAAATATCTTAGAAAGCGTAGAGATCTCAGAAGAAAGAATTGGGGAAGGTAAAGCAGAAGCAAAGGGTGAGTTACGAATTGCAGCCCCGCTTAGTTTTGGCATAAAACACTTATCCCCAGTACTACCCTCATTCATGAAGAGTCATCCAAATATAATCATCAACTTAAAACTAGAAGACAGCCAGACTGATCTTCAAGCTGAAGGAATAGATATAGCGCTTCGGGTTACTCAAAATATTAAGGATTCATCCCTTATTGCAACTCCCTTATGCTCAATTCCCATTGTAATTTGCGCCTCACCAGACTATATCAATAAACATGGCAAACCTAAATCTATAAATGATATTCAAAAGTATAATTTTCTTGGATATAGCTTAGCTTCGAATAACCTTAAAACTCGACTTGGTTCAAATTCTGATCCTCGAATTGGCTTTGTGGCAAACAATGGTGACGTCATAAGAGAGGCTGCAATTAATGGTTTTGGTATTACTGCACTACCATTATTCTTGATTGAAGACGATTTAAAAAATGGAAAATTAGTAACGATAATCGACAATCAAGTTAAACCTGAAACATTATATGCCGTTAGATTGTCTCGAAGGTTTACCCCAACAAAGGTCAAAGTGATGGTTGATTATTTAAGAGATACCTTTAAAGACTAA
- a CDS encoding phytanoyl-CoA dioxygenase family protein, whose translation MSRLLKAHQIDQYKKDGAVLIKGKFDRAWIENLRKGISKDFQNPSPRFVRHTKDDDVPGYFEDFWTWDLFDEFTDFVHNSPTAQIASELMGASQVNLVMDNWFLREAGSKSGAPFHHDISYFDFEGSMCVLWLPLEPVPKEEAIAWIKGSHLWNKLYIRTRFQEGHPDDGKAGVVNEKSYDITPDILNNKEDYDFLQWDLEVGDCVFFDIRTLHGSLSQSIPKSTIHRYTLRMAKEGSKIEYRGDWAQAERTIMESNGYKNGDDLSGKMFPTLYQEV comes from the coding sequence ATGAGTAGACTTCTTAAGGCTCATCAGATTGATCAGTATAAGAAAGATGGTGCCGTCTTAATTAAAGGAAAGTTCGATAGAGCCTGGATTGAAAACCTCAGAAAGGGCATTTCTAAGGATTTTCAAAACCCTAGTCCACGATTTGTTAGACACACCAAGGATGATGACGTGCCTGGTTACTTCGAAGATTTTTGGACTTGGGATCTTTTTGATGAGTTCACAGACTTCGTTCACAACTCTCCAACAGCTCAAATTGCCTCAGAGCTGATGGGTGCAAGTCAAGTCAATCTAGTCATGGATAATTGGTTTCTTAGGGAAGCAGGATCTAAATCTGGGGCACCATTTCATCATGACATTTCATACTTTGACTTTGAAGGCTCGATGTGTGTTTTATGGCTTCCACTTGAGCCAGTCCCAAAAGAGGAGGCAATTGCGTGGATTAAGGGTTCACACCTTTGGAATAAGCTTTATATTCGTACTCGATTTCAAGAGGGACATCCCGACGATGGAAAAGCTGGAGTGGTAAATGAAAAAAGCTACGACATCACCCCTGATATTCTTAATAACAAAGAGGACTATGACTTCCTTCAGTGGGACTTAGAAGTTGGTGATTGCGTTTTTTTTGATATTCGAACACTGCACGGAAGCTTAAGCCAGTCTATACCAAAGAGTACTATACATCGATATACCCTTAGAATGGCTAAAGAAGGCTCTAAGATTGAATATCGAGGGGATTGGGCCCAAGCTGAAAGAACCATAATGGAGTCGAATGGCTATAAAAATGGAGACGATTTATCTGGAAAAATGTTTCCAACCTTATATCAAGAAGTTTAG
- a CDS encoding pseudouridine-5'-phosphate glycosidase, whose amino-acid sequence MKFSDYLDFHPDVEEAIKNGEPIVALESTIISHGMPYPKNIETAMMVEETVRSNKAVPATIAIINGRLKVGLTHEEIEFLATNDEVRKVSRRDLAITVSQKQSGSTTVAATMIIAKLAEIAVFATGGIGGVHRGAEKTLDISADLEELANTNVCVVCAGAKAILDIGLTLEYLETKGVPVIGYKTTELPAFYSSESGFDVDYKIDSALEIAEILRTKWSLGIDGGVLVTNPIPVGYELESSIMNEAINQAIIEAEKEHITGKKITPFLLSKVSEITEGKSLDANIKLIQNNANLAAKIALHYSKQD is encoded by the coding sequence ATGAAATTCAGTGACTATCTTGATTTTCACCCAGATGTAGAAGAGGCAATTAAAAATGGAGAGCCAATTGTCGCACTCGAGTCGACTATTATTTCTCATGGAATGCCTTACCCTAAGAATATTGAAACTGCCATGATGGTTGAAGAGACAGTTCGATCTAACAAAGCTGTGCCAGCAACAATTGCAATTATTAATGGCAGGCTGAAGGTTGGCCTTACTCACGAAGAGATTGAGTTTTTAGCGACTAATGATGAGGTTAGAAAAGTATCTCGAAGAGATCTTGCAATCACAGTCTCTCAAAAGCAGTCTGGCTCAACGACCGTTGCAGCGACAATGATCATCGCAAAGCTTGCTGAGATAGCAGTATTTGCTACTGGTGGAATTGGAGGTGTTCATAGAGGCGCTGAAAAAACATTAGATATTTCAGCTGACCTTGAAGAGCTGGCCAATACAAACGTTTGTGTAGTGTGTGCTGGCGCTAAAGCAATTTTAGACATAGGTCTCACACTTGAGTATCTTGAAACTAAAGGCGTTCCTGTTATTGGATATAAAACGACTGAATTGCCTGCTTTTTATTCATCAGAGTCAGGCTTTGATGTTGATTATAAGATTGACTCTGCTCTTGAGATTGCTGAAATATTAAGGACTAAATGGAGCCTGGGTATTGATGGTGGGGTTCTTGTAACTAATCCTATTCCAGTTGGCTACGAGCTTGAATCAAGCATCATGAATGAGGCTATAAATCAGGCTATTATTGAGGCAGAAAAAGAACATATAACAGGAAAAAAGATTACACCGTTCCTTCTTTCAAAAGTTAGTGAAATTACTGAGGGTAAGAGTTTGGATGCCAACATTAAATTAATTCAAAATAACGCTAATTTAGCTGCCAAAATAGCGCTCCATTACTCGAAACAAGATTAG
- a CDS encoding carbohydrate kinase family protein — MQNNTSKPYVCVIGGLNIDLQGSSNSPLVFNDSNPGEIEMSAGGVGRNIAENMARISIHSKILSYVGADALGDFVINKTTTANVDTSLLIKHSTLPTSQYLSLLDDNNDMLVSISDMRIIDEMTIQDINNWKDTLDHCGAIVIDTNIPVEVIEYIVEKYNHIPLFLDPVSFAKTSKVLHIIGKFHTIKPNKLEAELISGISIKDDESMLDAAQKIFEKGCKQIFITLGKDGVFYFDGEEYGHYLHEGVNVKSANGAGDAFTAGVIYGFLYLNSVKETAKFASAAAVIALQSKNTISENLSEHNIKLLLKDEM, encoded by the coding sequence ATGCAAAACAATACATCAAAACCCTATGTTTGTGTCATTGGCGGCTTAAATATTGATCTTCAGGGCTCATCAAATTCACCCCTAGTATTTAACGATTCAAACCCAGGTGAGATCGAAATGTCGGCAGGTGGAGTCGGCAGGAATATTGCAGAAAATATGGCGAGAATTTCAATTCATTCAAAGATTCTTTCTTATGTGGGAGCGGATGCTCTGGGTGACTTTGTAATTAACAAGACAACGACAGCAAATGTTGATACTTCTCTATTAATTAAGCATAGCACTCTTCCAACTAGCCAATACTTGTCATTGCTTGATGACAACAACGATATGTTGGTTTCTATCTCTGATATGCGAATTATTGATGAAATGACAATTCAAGACATTAATAACTGGAAAGATACCTTAGACCATTGTGGTGCAATTGTCATCGATACAAATATTCCAGTTGAAGTAATTGAGTATATTGTTGAAAAATATAACCATATACCGTTATTTTTAGATCCAGTTTCCTTTGCTAAAACCTCCAAAGTTCTTCATATTATCGGAAAATTTCACACTATTAAGCCTAATAAATTAGAGGCTGAGCTTATCTCTGGTATTTCCATCAAGGACGACGAGAGCATGTTGGATGCTGCTCAAAAAATATTTGAAAAAGGCTGTAAGCAAATTTTTATTACGCTGGGAAAGGATGGTGTTTTTTATTTTGATGGAGAGGAGTATGGACATTATTTGCATGAAGGGGTCAATGTAAAAAGTGCTAATGGTGCTGGAGATGCTTTTACAGCGGGGGTTATTTATGGTTTTTTATATCTTAATAGTGTTAAAGAAACAGCAAAGTTTGCCTCTGCGGCTGCAGTAATTGCTTTACAAAGCAAAAATACGATAAGTGAGAACTTATCGGAGCATAATATTAAATTACTATTAAAGGACGAAATGTAA